From a region of the Dehalococcoidia bacterium genome:
- a CDS encoding ABC transporter substrate-binding protein — protein MKNTRWLLKVFAILSVVALSIGACSPAPVSNSRPTSTPAVPAAQASPVSPAPTSAAPRPTPPTQASARPAEPTPPPTQPAPEKPAYGGTLALTLSADIPSLDFNGENTVNVWEPGRATVESIVRRNAWKSDIPIEGHLANSWDVSKDGTVITFKFQSGIKWQDGSPFSADDVKFTFERYARPPQGVKSVWMAQLKPIKEAKVLDGTTLQLVLNEPSASFLDSLTYIPIYSKKWIEGGGDPRRQHVGTGPFKLQSYTPSVSLQFVRNASYWQEGKPYLDGLTWHIVADRATRFAALRTGRVRVASTRFSQLTPTEKTTVEQDKLPVRLWPTIVQGSPYMIFNLKTQPFSDIRVRRAIHLATDRAQARTVLFEGAGRPGFWFTYSKPSGIPFDELMKLPGFREDTALKQLDQAEAKRLMAEAGYPNGFKATLTSRPLSDFKNQAVFMANELNKIGIQANVDVLEDATVFAKFGRGDFQMGQLQGTTNLRPDPADNASLWFLPTSGLNYSYFDDAEFVKAYDEQGRLTDPSERSKLVRKMEQRLIDVMPGIHLGFFHGYLMAWNDVKNWPEFDRGVDANVLPNVWMSR, from the coding sequence ATGAAGAACACCCGCTGGCTCTTGAAAGTGTTCGCCATCCTGAGCGTAGTAGCTCTAAGCATCGGTGCCTGCAGTCCCGCACCCGTCTCAAACAGTAGGCCCACCAGTACGCCTGCTGTACCAGCTGCGCAGGCATCCCCTGTTTCTCCGGCTCCGACATCCGCGGCTCCCAGGCCGACGCCTCCGACGCAAGCAAGCGCCAGGCCAGCGGAACCGACACCCCCGCCAACACAGCCCGCTCCCGAAAAGCCAGCATATGGCGGCACGCTGGCCCTGACTCTGAGTGCCGATATTCCCTCTCTCGACTTCAACGGGGAAAACACAGTCAACGTTTGGGAGCCCGGCAGGGCGACCGTTGAGTCCATAGTCCGCCGCAATGCGTGGAAATCGGACATACCCATCGAAGGTCACCTGGCGAACAGTTGGGACGTCAGCAAAGATGGAACGGTCATCACCTTCAAATTCCAGTCGGGAATCAAATGGCAAGACGGCTCGCCATTTAGCGCGGACGATGTCAAGTTCACGTTCGAGCGCTACGCCCGTCCGCCCCAGGGAGTCAAGAGTGTCTGGATGGCGCAGCTCAAGCCCATCAAGGAAGCGAAAGTCCTCGACGGTACAACCTTGCAACTCGTCCTCAACGAGCCGAGTGCCTCCTTCCTCGACTCGCTTACTTACATCCCTATCTACTCCAAGAAGTGGATCGAGGGGGGCGGTGATCCACGGCGCCAGCACGTGGGAACGGGACCTTTTAAGCTTCAGTCCTACACTCCGAGTGTCAGTCTCCAGTTTGTTCGAAATGCCTCTTACTGGCAAGAAGGCAAGCCCTATCTCGACGGATTGACGTGGCACATCGTCGCGGACCGCGCCACTCGCTTCGCCGCCCTCCGCACGGGGCGCGTCCGTGTCGCGAGCACGCGTTTCTCACAACTGACCCCGACCGAAAAGACGACCGTCGAGCAGGACAAGCTGCCCGTCCGGCTTTGGCCCACCATCGTCCAGGGTTCACCGTACATGATTTTCAACCTGAAGACACAACCATTCAGCGATATTCGCGTCCGGCGTGCCATCCATCTGGCGACTGACCGCGCTCAGGCTCGGACCGTGTTGTTCGAGGGCGCGGGTCGGCCTGGCTTCTGGTTTACGTACAGTAAGCCCTCCGGTATCCCATTTGACGAGCTTATGAAGCTCCCTGGTTTCAGGGAAGATACCGCCCTGAAGCAACTGGACCAGGCTGAAGCCAAACGCCTGATGGCCGAGGCTGGTTATCCCAACGGGTTCAAGGCGACGCTCACCAGCCGGCCCCTGAGTGACTTCAAAAACCAGGCGGTGTTCATGGCGAACGAGCTCAACAAAATAGGCATCCAGGCTAATGTTGACGTCTTGGAGGATGCCACTGTCTTCGCGAAGTTCGGTCGAGGCGATTTTCAGATGGGGCAACTGCAAGGCACTACCAACTTGCGCCCCGACCCCGCCGACAATGCGTCGCTTTGGTTTCTCCCGACCAGTGGATTGAATTACTCGTACTTCGACGACGCGGAGTTCGTGAAGGCCTATGACGAGCAGGGGAGGCTCACGGACCCCTCGGAGCGCAGCAAGCTCGTGCGCAAAATGGAGCAGCGGCTGATTGACGTCATGCCCGGGATACACCTCGGGTTCTTCCACGGGTACCTCATGGCTTGGAACGACGTGAAGAACTGGCCCGAGTTCGACAGGGGCGTGGACGCGAACGTCTTGCCCAACGTTTGGATGTCGCGCTAG
- a CDS encoding LLM class flavin-dependent oxidoreductase — protein sequence MKHGKFSYHLHEGAGPDLLPVAKRAESLGLDTLWSQELHSTPFIPLAAVATHVRRVRLGAGIALAFVRSPLETALSALDMDAVTDGRFVLGLGTGVQRLNERWHGVQNYGRPAPHLKECVQVVRMIIEKAHAGQPMRFKGQYYDIDIVGYQRPVKPVRPTIPIYVAAVGEGMCRAAGEVGDGLIGHALLTPKWCREVIQPNVRIGLARSGRDPSRFHVLPSLTVAISRDRQEARRDAAGVVAFYASVRTYEPYMAYHGFQEEARRVQDAFRKNGGFGSSVTDCVTEEMVDVFTAAGTPDDVRQQIRRYDDMADHVMVSEPGYFISEEKRRAYRDALFDLLGS from the coding sequence ATGAAACACGGGAAATTCTCCTACCACCTTCATGAAGGCGCGGGGCCGGATTTGCTGCCCGTGGCAAAGCGCGCCGAGTCTTTGGGACTTGACACGCTCTGGTCGCAGGAGCTCCATTCGACGCCGTTTATCCCGCTGGCGGCGGTGGCCACCCATGTGCGCCGCGTCCGCTTAGGGGCTGGCATAGCCCTGGCATTTGTGCGCAGTCCGCTGGAGACCGCTTTGAGCGCCCTGGACATGGACGCAGTCACTGACGGGCGTTTCGTGCTGGGACTGGGGACAGGAGTCCAGCGATTGAATGAGCGATGGCATGGTGTCCAAAACTACGGACGACCCGCGCCGCATCTCAAGGAATGCGTGCAAGTGGTGCGCATGATCATCGAGAAGGCTCACGCCGGTCAACCCATGCGCTTCAAGGGCCAATACTACGACATTGATATAGTGGGCTACCAGAGGCCCGTGAAGCCCGTGCGCCCCACGATTCCCATCTACGTGGCGGCCGTCGGAGAGGGCATGTGCCGAGCCGCGGGAGAGGTGGGTGACGGCCTTATCGGCCATGCCCTGCTCACCCCCAAATGGTGTCGAGAGGTCATCCAGCCCAACGTGCGCATCGGTCTGGCGCGGTCGGGGCGGGACCCGTCGCGTTTTCACGTTCTCCCGTCCCTGACCGTCGCCATCTCCCGCGACAGACAAGAGGCCCGCCGCGACGCCGCGGGGGTGGTTGCGTTCTACGCCTCGGTGCGCACCTACGAGCCGTACATGGCCTATCACGGTTTTCAGGAAGAAGCGCGGCGGGTGCAGGATGCGTTTCGCAAGAACGGCGGCTTCGGCTCCTCGGTGACCGATTGCGTGACCGAGGAGATGGTGGACGTTTTCACGGCGGCGGGCACCCCGGACGACGTGCGGCAGCAGATACGGCGCTACGACGACATGGCGGACCACGTGATGGTGAGCGAACCCGGCTATTTCATCTCGGAGGAGAAGCGCCGCGCTTATCGAGACGCCCTCTTTGATCTCCTCGGAAGCTGA
- a CDS encoding enoyl-CoA hydratase-related protein, translating to MAETPTQWKVVPDFPTKEVLYEKRRYENGSVARITFNRPERLNAVTRTGMEEVCAALYDCSTDEDVGVVVLTGSGEKAFCAGGDVEWEAAGGLKKHLSAPASINGALLDCSKPSIAAVKGYAIGAGNHWAYYCDLTVAADNAVFGQNGPRIGSPADGLLSSYLTRVVGAKKAKEIWFLCHQYTAQEALAMGLVNKVVPVAQLDAEVEKWCLEILDMSPSILKMLKASFSHDIEYMRGTQGRFQRLIAPQWFESEEIKEAQKSWFEKRKPRFGQFRQRRQS from the coding sequence ATGGCAGAGACGCCGACGCAGTGGAAGGTTGTACCGGACTTTCCGACCAAGGAGGTCCTGTACGAGAAGCGGCGCTATGAGAACGGGAGCGTGGCGCGCATCACGTTCAACCGCCCGGAGCGCTTGAACGCGGTGACGCGCACCGGCATGGAGGAGGTCTGTGCCGCCTTGTACGACTGCAGCACCGACGAGGACGTCGGCGTGGTCGTGCTCACCGGTTCCGGCGAGAAGGCCTTCTGCGCGGGTGGCGATGTGGAATGGGAAGCCGCGGGCGGCCTCAAAAAGCACCTCAGCGCGCCCGCCAGCATCAACGGCGCGCTGCTCGACTGCTCGAAGCCAAGCATCGCGGCGGTGAAGGGCTATGCCATCGGCGCGGGCAACCACTGGGCATACTACTGCGACCTGACTGTCGCGGCGGACAACGCGGTCTTCGGCCAGAACGGGCCGCGCATCGGGTCGCCCGCCGACGGCCTCCTGTCGTCATACCTGACCCGCGTCGTCGGGGCCAAGAAGGCCAAGGAGATATGGTTCCTTTGCCACCAGTACACGGCGCAGGAGGCGCTGGCGATGGGCCTGGTGAACAAGGTCGTGCCCGTCGCGCAGCTTGACGCGGAGGTCGAGAAGTGGTGCCTTGAAATCCTTGACATGAGCCCCAGCATCCTCAAGATGCTCAAGGCCAGCTTCAGCCACGACATTGAGTACATGCGCGGGACGCAGGGACGGTTCCAGCGGCTGATCGCTCCCCAGTGGTTCGAGAGCGAGGAGATCAAAGAGGCCCAGAAGTCATGGTTCGAGAAGCGCAAGCCGCGTTTCGGCCAGTTCCGTCAGCGGCGACAAAGCTAA
- a CDS encoding CoA transferase — protein sequence MGMVLEGIKVIDMSQYFAGPGTAMYLADLGADVIKVEPLAGDSCRTLHTTPRLGPLSKPFLVLNRNKRSIALDLRKPKAREVVYRLLDKADVFIHNFVVGDDVKFDMDYPTLSKRNPRLVYAHITAYGTIGPYAKMPGYDIAIQARMGITGARRMPDGTPVSSPVLVADMSAPMLLSFGITAALLDRHRTGKGRLVETSLLDLIVAMQGYTLVKVEGDDPTLPGSQSNVQYSPYRCADDKWLVVAFITDQKWTQLCEVMDLAHLATDPAYDNYMKRLAASAEIGAVLQEIFATKSRDEWIKLLEAAEVPCCPVNDREDVFDDPQVRATEAIISYDHPIAGRVWFMNTPLQISGQERRVRLPAPLVGEHTDAILKETGYAATEIAALHKEKVIA from the coding sequence ATGGGCATGGTATTGGAAGGCATCAAGGTCATTGACATGTCTCAGTACTTCGCCGGGCCGGGCACGGCCATGTACCTGGCGGACCTGGGCGCTGATGTCATCAAGGTGGAGCCCCTCGCGGGCGACTCCTGCCGGACGCTGCACACGACCCCGCGTCTCGGCCCGCTGAGCAAACCGTTCCTGGTACTGAACCGCAACAAGCGGAGCATCGCGCTGGACCTCCGCAAGCCGAAAGCCCGAGAGGTAGTCTACCGCCTTCTGGACAAAGCGGACGTCTTCATCCACAACTTCGTCGTCGGCGACGACGTGAAGTTCGACATGGACTATCCCACGCTCTCGAAGCGGAATCCGCGACTGGTGTACGCCCACATTACCGCCTACGGCACCATCGGCCCGTACGCCAAGATGCCCGGCTATGACATCGCAATCCAGGCGCGCATGGGCATCACGGGCGCGCGCCGCATGCCCGACGGCACGCCCGTCAGTTCCCCGGTGCTGGTCGCCGACATGTCCGCCCCCATGCTGCTCTCCTTCGGCATCACGGCCGCGCTGCTCGACCGCCACCGCACCGGCAAGGGTCGCCTCGTCGAGACGTCGCTGCTCGACCTGATTGTGGCAATGCAGGGCTACACGCTCGTCAAGGTGGAAGGCGACGACCCGACGCTGCCCGGCTCGCAGTCCAACGTCCAGTACAGCCCCTATCGCTGCGCCGACGACAAGTGGCTCGTCGTCGCTTTCATCACCGATCAGAAGTGGACACAGCTCTGCGAGGTGATGGACCTGGCGCACCTGGCCACCGACCCGGCGTACGACAACTACATGAAGCGATTGGCCGCCAGCGCAGAGATCGGCGCAGTGCTCCAAGAGATCTTCGCCACGAAGTCGCGGGATGAGTGGATCAAGCTGCTGGAGGCGGCGGAGGTTCCCTGCTGTCCCGTGAACGACCGCGAGGACGTCTTCGACGACCCCCAGGTGCGCGCCACCGAGGCCATCATCTCCTACGACCACCCCATAGCAGGTCGAGTCTGGTTCATGAACACTCCCCTGCAGATATCCGGCCAGGAGCGGCGCGTCCGCCTTCCCGCGCCGCTCGTCGGCGAGCATACCGACGCCATTCTGAAGGAGACGGGCTACGCGGCGACCGAGATTGCGGCGCTGCACAAAGAAAAAGTCATCGCATAA